In a genomic window of Tissierella sp. Yu-01:
- the hrcA gene encoding heat-inducible transcriptional repressor HrcA, whose protein sequence is MLDERKLKVLYAIINSYIISAEPIGSRTLSKHYDLGVSSATIRNEMSDLEELGLLNKPHSSAGRIPSDKAYRLYVDSLLKLNKFILDENKKQQIKNILISETQELEHLLQTSAKVLSEITNYTALAVSPHLKNSKIKHIQLISIDNNQVLLVIVNNSDIVKSTIFELDKPIPVNQLNTISNFLNNRLKGLSFIQLNSILDLGILNELYEFKDILENLIPVINKSMDDTEYIELYSEGITRLLNYPEYNNVDKAKSILSFIEDKDLVLGMLLDDTLCNDIDIIIGTENNYAQLKDSSIVTATYSIGGKTIGKIGVIGPTRMDYYKLINTLRLFSTNISEILEKLSGK, encoded by the coding sequence ATGTTGGATGAAAGAAAGCTTAAAGTTCTTTATGCTATTATAAATAGTTATATAATAAGTGCTGAGCCTATAGGATCTAGAACCTTATCTAAACATTATGACCTTGGTGTAAGTTCTGCAACAATAAGAAATGAAATGTCTGACCTAGAGGAATTAGGTTTGTTAAACAAACCCCATTCTTCAGCAGGGAGAATTCCTTCGGATAAGGCATATAGACTGTATGTAGATAGTCTATTAAAGTTAAATAAATTTATACTTGATGAGAATAAAAAACAACAAATAAAAAACATCTTAATAAGTGAAACTCAAGAGTTAGAACACTTGTTGCAGACATCTGCCAAAGTTCTATCGGAGATTACAAATTATACAGCACTTGCAGTCTCACCTCATTTAAAGAATAGTAAAATTAAGCATATACAATTGATATCAATAGATAATAATCAGGTATTGCTAGTTATAGTTAATAATTCTGATATTGTGAAAAGTACTATTTTTGAATTGGATAAACCAATTCCTGTTAATCAACTTAATACAATTTCAAACTTTTTAAATAATAGATTAAAAGGATTATCCTTTATTCAGCTTAATAGTATTCTTGATTTGGGAATCTTAAATGAATTATATGAGTTCAAAGATATTCTTGAAAATCTTATACCTGTAATAAATAAGTCAATGGATGATACAGAATATATAGAATTATATTCTGAAGGTATAACAAGATTGTTGAATTACCCTGAATATAATAATGTGGATAAAGCTAAATCTATTCTTTCATTTATAGAAGATAAGGATTTGGTATTAGGAATGCTATTAGATGATACTTTATGTAATGATATTGATATAATTATTGGAACTGAAAATAATTATGCTCAATTAAAGGATAGTAGTATAGTTACAGCGACTTATAGTATTGGTGGCAAAACAATAGGTAAAATAGGGGTAATAGGCCCTACTAGAATGGACTATTATAAGCTAATTAATACTTTAAGGTTATTTTCAACGAATATATCAGAAATATTAGAAAAACTATCAGGAAAATAA
- the grpE gene encoding nucleotide exchange factor GrpE, with the protein MNANNEDLNEKNLKNNIDDEESEKVAEEENSPEDGILNAKEEEISDLKNKLVRLQADFVNYKKRTEKDKENSVIYGIESIIKDLLPIIDNFQRSIDSEVDKENNFYKGVSLIEQQLIELLRNNSVDEIDCLGKPFDPNFHHAVFMEESDEYESGIIIEVLQKGYLLKDKVIRPSMVKVSK; encoded by the coding sequence ATGAATGCAAATAATGAAGACTTAAATGAAAAAAACTTAAAAAATAATATTGATGATGAAGAAAGCGAAAAAGTTGCTGAAGAAGAAAATTCTCCAGAGGATGGTATATTAAACGCTAAAGAAGAAGAAATCAGTGATTTGAAAAATAAGCTTGTAAGATTACAGGCTGATTTTGTTAATTATAAGAAAAGGACTGAAAAAGATAAGGAGAATTCCGTTATTTATGGAATTGAAAGTATAATAAAGGATTTACTTCCAATCATAGATAATTTTCAGAGATCAATAGATAGTGAAGTTGATAAAGAAAATAATTTCTATAAAGGAGTAAGTCTGATTGAACAACAATTAATAGAATTGTTAAGGAATAATTCTGTAGATGAAATTGATTGTTTAGGTAAGCCTTTTGATCCGAATTTTCATCATGCTGTTTTTATGGAAGAGTCAGATGAGTATGAATCAGGAATTATCATTGAAGTTCTGCAAAAGGGTTATCTTTTAAAAGACAAAGTTATAAGACCATCAATGGTTAAAGTATCAAAATAA
- the dnaK gene encoding molecular chaperone DnaK yields MGKIIGIDLGTTNSCAAVMEGGEPTVIANIEGNRTTPSVVAFTKDGERLVGETARRQAVTNPEKTIISIKTHMGSDYKTKIDGKDYTPEEISAMILQKIKSDVESYLGEKVEDAVITVPAYFTDSQRQATKDAGKIAGLNVKRIINEPTAAALAYGMDKEEGQHKIMVFDLGGGTFDVSILEIGDGVFEVLSTRGNNRLGGDDFDEALIKYINEQFKKENGVDLTQDKMSLQRLKEAAEKAKKELSSTMTTNINLPFITATASGPLHLNMDLTRAKFEELTSHLVEQTLEPVKAAIKDSGLSTSEIEKVLLVGGSTRIPAVQEAVKKLIGKDPQKDINPDECVAIGAAVQGGVLSGEVKDILLLDVTPLSLGIETLGGVTTRLIERNTTIPTKKSQVFSTASDSQTSVDIHVLQGERQMANDNVTLGRFQLTGIPPAPRGVPQIEVTFDIDANGIVNVSAKDLGTGKEQKITITASTKMSDDEIQSKVKEAERFAEEDKKKKDSIEVRNNGDSMVYQTEKALKELEGKISPDEKSDVTSKLEALKKSLEGDDIDDIKNKTEELTQSFYSISQKMYEQGQNQGEGAASNDDVVDADYEVVDEDE; encoded by the coding sequence ATGGGAAAAATTATTGGAATAGACTTAGGTACTACAAACTCATGCGCTGCAGTTATGGAGGGTGGAGAACCTACGGTAATTGCTAATATAGAAGGCAATAGAACTACACCATCAGTTGTTGCTTTTACAAAGGATGGAGAGAGATTAGTTGGAGAAACAGCTAGAAGACAAGCGGTCACCAATCCAGAAAAAACTATTATTTCAATAAAGACACACATGGGAAGTGACTATAAAACAAAAATAGATGGAAAAGATTATACACCAGAAGAAATATCTGCAATGATATTACAAAAGATAAAATCTGATGTAGAAAGTTACTTAGGAGAAAAAGTAGAAGATGCAGTAATTACTGTACCAGCGTATTTTACAGATAGTCAAAGACAAGCAACTAAAGATGCAGGTAAGATTGCTGGATTAAATGTAAAGAGAATAATCAATGAGCCAACGGCTGCGGCATTGGCTTATGGCATGGATAAAGAGGAAGGTCAACATAAGATAATGGTATTTGACCTTGGAGGAGGTACATTTGACGTATCTATACTTGAAATAGGAGATGGAGTATTTGAAGTTTTATCAACAAGAGGTAATAATCGTCTTGGTGGAGATGACTTTGATGAAGCATTAATTAAATATATAAATGAACAATTTAAGAAAGAAAATGGTGTTGACTTAACTCAAGATAAGATGTCCTTACAAAGATTAAAAGAAGCAGCTGAAAAAGCTAAGAAGGAATTATCATCCACTATGACAACTAATATAAATCTACCGTTTATTACTGCAACGGCGTCAGGTCCATTACACCTAAATATGGATTTAACAAGAGCTAAGTTTGAAGAATTAACATCTCATTTGGTTGAACAAACATTAGAGCCTGTGAAAGCGGCAATAAAGGACTCTGGTTTATCCACTTCTGAAATAGAAAAAGTTTTACTTGTTGGTGGTTCAACTAGAATACCTGCGGTTCAAGAAGCGGTTAAGAAGTTAATTGGAAAAGATCCACAAAAAGATATAAATCCTGATGAATGTGTAGCTATAGGGGCGGCAGTACAAGGTGGAGTTTTAAGTGGAGAAGTTAAGGATATATTACTATTGGATGTAACACCTCTTTCCTTAGGTATTGAGACATTAGGTGGAGTTACAACAAGATTAATTGAAAGAAATACTACTATACCTACTAAGAAATCACAAGTTTTCTCAACTGCATCAGACAGTCAGACTTCAGTAGATATACATGTTCTTCAAGGTGAAAGACAGATGGCTAATGACAATGTAACATTAGGAAGATTCCAACTTACTGGTATACCACCAGCTCCAAGAGGAGTACCACAAATTGAAGTAACATTTGATATAGATGCTAATGGTATTGTTAATGTTAGTGCAAAAGATTTAGGAACAGGGAAAGAACAAAAGATAACAATTACAGCATCAACAAAGATGTCAGATGATGAAATCCAAAGCAAAGTAAAAGAAGCCGAAAGATTTGCAGAAGAGGATAAAAAGAAAAAAGATTCTATAGAAGTTAGAAACAATGGAGATTCAATGGTTTATCAAACTGAAAAAGCTCTTAAGGAATTAGAGGGCAAGATTTCTCCAGATGAAAAATCAGATGTAACTTCTAAATTAGAGGCTTTAAAGAAATCCTTAGAAGGTGATGATATAGATGATATCAAGAACAAGACTGAAGAGTTGACTCAAAGTTTCTATTCTATATCACAAAAGATGTATGAACAAGGACAAAATCAAGGAGAAGGCGCAGCATCTAATGATGATGTAGTAGATGCTGATTATGAAGTTGTAGACGAAGATGAGTAA
- the dnaJ gene encoding molecular chaperone DnaJ codes for MRDYYEILGVGRDATSDEIKSAYRKLAKKYHPDLNPNNAEAEQKFKEANTAYEVLSDEDKRARYDRYGEAGVNGQSGASGFGGFGDIFDDIFDIFGSGFGGGYTQSRKNGPARGADLRYDLTLEFEEAVFGVEKEIQLRRTENCSTCSGSGAKPGTDKETCSKCHGSGQVRYAQQSPFGQFVRVGTCDECNGTGEIIKEKCPTCHGSGREVKNKKIKVKVPAGVDNDSIISIRGEGEGGTRGGSPGDLYVYISVKEDEIFKRKGNNVYINIPISFTEAALGAEIVVPTLEGKENFTIPEGTQTGTRFKLKSKGVPNVRGVGRGDLYFTVDIKVPTKLTDKQRELLKELSKEQGEELKDQKKGFFEKVKDVFN; via the coding sequence TTGAGGGATTATTATGAAATTCTTGGAGTTGGAAGAGATGCTACCAGCGATGAGATAAAAAGTGCCTATAGAAAGCTTGCAAAAAAATATCATCCAGATTTAAATCCTAATAATGCTGAAGCAGAGCAAAAATTTAAAGAAGCGAATACAGCATATGAAGTATTAAGTGATGAAGATAAAAGAGCGAGATATGATAGATACGGAGAGGCAGGGGTAAATGGACAATCTGGGGCTTCAGGCTTTGGGGGATTTGGGGATATATTTGATGATATATTTGATATCTTTGGAAGTGGATTTGGTGGCGGATATACACAGAGTAGAAAAAATGGACCAGCCAGAGGTGCAGATCTTAGATATGATTTAACGTTGGAATTTGAAGAAGCTGTATTTGGAGTTGAAAAGGAAATCCAATTAAGAAGGACTGAAAATTGTTCTACATGTAGTGGATCAGGTGCAAAACCAGGGACAGATAAAGAAACTTGTTCAAAGTGTCATGGTAGCGGACAGGTAAGATATGCACAACAATCTCCTTTCGGTCAATTTGTAAGAGTAGGAACATGTGATGAATGTAATGGTACAGGTGAGATTATAAAAGAAAAATGTCCTACATGTCATGGCTCTGGAAGAGAAGTAAAAAACAAGAAGATAAAGGTAAAGGTGCCTGCAGGCGTTGATAATGATTCGATAATATCTATCAGGGGCGAAGGTGAAGGCGGTACTAGAGGTGGAAGTCCTGGAGATTTGTATGTCTATATATCAGTTAAGGAAGACGAAATATTTAAAAGAAAAGGAAATAATGTCTATATTAATATACCAATATCATTTACCGAAGCAGCTCTAGGTGCTGAGATAGTAGTGCCAACTTTAGAGGGAAAAGAAAATTTTACAATCCCAGAAGGCACTCAAACTGGAACGCGATTCAAATTGAAAAGTAAAGGTGTTCCAAATGTAAGGGGAGTAGGAAGAGGGGATCTATATTTCACAGTAGATATAAAAGTCCCTACAAAACTAACAGATAAACAAAGAGAATTATTAAAAGAATTAAGTAAAGAACAGGGAGAAGAATTAAAAGACCAAAAGAAGGGTTTTTTTGAAAAAGTAAAGGATGTTTTTAATTAA
- the prmA gene encoding 50S ribosomal protein L11 methyltransferase, which translates to MKWLELQIKTTPEFEEIISEVLYENGATGLAIEDPNDILELSRNEKDWDFIEPNLIDLGFDGILIKAYYEIDNGINVTIDNIKDEIERKPIKEGKEPYGKIDTFEVDDKNWANNWKKYFKTIIINNHIIIKPSWESYDKKDDDIVIELDPGMAFGTGSHETTLMCAEALDQFVNENSIVYDVGCGSGILSIVAAKLGAKQVTAIDLDEMCVKISIENAENNDVNDIVEVKQGNLLDVIEGKANIIVANIIAEILVDMINSIDKYLELNGTFIGSGIIVEKIDIVKDALIEHGFSIIDIKENNGWACIVATK; encoded by the coding sequence ATGAAGTGGTTAGAACTACAAATAAAAACTACTCCTGAATTTGAAGAGATTATATCTGAGGTATTATATGAAAATGGTGCAACAGGTCTTGCCATTGAAGATCCAAATGATATATTAGAGTTATCTAGGAATGAAAAGGATTGGGATTTTATTGAACCGAATCTAATAGATTTAGGATTTGATGGTATACTTATAAAAGCATATTATGAAATTGATAATGGAATAAACGTTACAATAGATAACATCAAAGATGAGATAGAAAGAAAACCAATAAAAGAAGGAAAAGAGCCATATGGGAAAATAGATACATTTGAAGTTGATGATAAAAACTGGGCAAATAATTGGAAAAAGTATTTTAAAACCATTATTATCAATAATCACATAATAATTAAACCTTCATGGGAAAGTTATGATAAAAAAGATGATGATATAGTCATTGAGCTAGACCCTGGAATGGCATTTGGCACTGGCTCTCATGAAACTACTTTGATGTGTGCTGAGGCATTAGATCAATTTGTTAATGAAAATTCAATTGTATATGATGTTGGTTGTGGTAGTGGTATTCTAAGTATAGTTGCTGCTAAACTTGGGGCAAAACAAGTAACGGCTATAGATTTAGACGAGATGTGCGTAAAGATATCGATAGAAAATGCTGAGAATAATGATGTGAATGACATTGTAGAGGTTAAGCAAGGGAATTTACTAGATGTCATAGAGGGAAAAGCTAATATAATAGTTGCCAATATAATAGCAGAAATTTTAGTTGATATGATAAATAGTATTGATAAATATTTAGAACTAAATGGAACGTTTATTGGTTCTGGTATTATCGTAGAAAAGATTGATATAGTAAAAGATGCATTGATTGAACACGGATTTAGCATTATTGATATAAAGGAAAACAATGGTTGGGCATGTATTGTTGCAACTAAATAG
- a CDS encoding RsmE family RNA methyltransferase, with amino-acid sequence MHRFFIDDNQILDDKIYIKGNDVKHIKDVLRLTANDIIEVSCNGTTYTCELEEISKDRVIAKINHSVVGENESSVEIALYQGLSKGNKMEIIFQKGTEIGVKHFYPVATHRSVVKIKDIKKEQSKVERWNLIVEEAAKQSKRDKVPIVNGIISFDDMIELLKDEINIIVPYEDEKNITIREGLDNIKEGKINIIIGPEGGFEPIEIQKLKEINSKVVTLGPRILRTETAGLVTATIILYEVGNIGVI; translated from the coding sequence ATGCATAGATTTTTTATAGATGACAATCAAATCTTAGATGATAAAATATATATAAAGGGTAATGATGTAAAACATATTAAGGATGTACTTAGACTTACAGCTAATGACATCATAGAAGTATCCTGTAATGGAACTACTTATACATGTGAACTTGAAGAAATATCTAAGGATAGAGTAATAGCAAAGATAAACCATTCTGTAGTTGGAGAGAATGAGTCATCAGTTGAAATTGCACTATACCAAGGATTATCTAAGGGTAACAAAATGGAGATTATTTTTCAAAAAGGAACGGAAATAGGAGTTAAGCATTTTTATCCTGTAGCTACACATAGGTCTGTAGTAAAAATAAAAGATATAAAAAAAGAACAGAGTAAAGTAGAACGCTGGAATTTAATAGTAGAAGAAGCTGCTAAACAATCTAAAAGAGATAAAGTTCCAATAGTTAATGGGATAATTAGCTTCGATGACATGATAGAGCTATTAAAAGATGAAATAAATATCATAGTACCCTATGAAGATGAGAAGAACATCACTATTAGGGAAGGATTAGATAACATAAAAGAAGGTAAAATTAACATTATTATAGGACCTGAAGGTGGATTTGAACCAATAGAGATTCAAAAATTGAAGGAAATAAATAGTAAGGTTGTAACATTAGGTCCAAGAATTTTAAGGACAGAAACAGCTGGTCTAGTTACAGCTACTATAATACTTTATGAAGTGGGAAATATAGGAGTGATTTAA
- the mtaB gene encoding tRNA (N(6)-L-threonylcarbamoyladenosine(37)-C(2))-methylthiotransferase MtaB, whose protein sequence is MKTVAFHTLGCKVNQYETEAMEELFEKSGYTIVKEDDLADIYVINTCTVTNLSDRKSRQFIRKSKKINKDSIIAVVGCYSQVSPGEVAEIEGVDVIIGTSERNKVVDLCEKAKENNEKINIVSDIKYNKEFEEINIDDIKSKARAYIKIQDGCNQFCSYCIIPYARGPIRSREYEDIVLEAEKLAQAGFKEVVLAGIHVASYGKDLKKIDLIDVIKGIGSIDGIERIRLSSLEPTLIDEEFMKSLIEVGKVCDHFHLSLQSGSDSVLERMNRKYTSEIFKEKVDIIRKYMPEAGITTDIIVGFPGETESEFEETCDFVRKINFSRIHVFKYSPRKGTPAADFKNQIDGNIKNERSEILIKIGDKLLNNFMNRFIGKRLEVLFEEHSNEDLECYEGYTTNYIRARVNSQNSLIGEVKSIKITDSYNDILIGEI, encoded by the coding sequence ATGAAAACCGTAGCGTTTCATACACTAGGTTGCAAGGTAAATCAATATGAAACTGAAGCTATGGAGGAACTATTTGAGAAAAGTGGATATACAATAGTAAAAGAAGATGATTTAGCAGATATCTATGTAATAAATACATGTACTGTTACAAATTTATCAGACAGAAAATCAAGACAATTTATACGAAAGTCAAAGAAGATTAACAAAGATTCTATTATTGCTGTTGTAGGTTGCTATTCTCAAGTTTCACCTGGTGAGGTTGCTGAAATTGAAGGTGTTGATGTAATTATCGGTACTAGTGAAAGAAATAAAGTAGTTGATTTATGTGAAAAAGCAAAGGAAAATAACGAAAAGATTAATATCGTAAGTGATATTAAATATAATAAAGAATTTGAAGAGATTAATATAGATGATATAAAATCCAAAGCTAGAGCATATATAAAAATTCAAGATGGGTGTAATCAATTTTGTAGCTATTGTATAATACCTTATGCAAGAGGGCCAATAAGAAGTCGAGAATATGAAGATATAGTTTTAGAAGCAGAAAAGTTAGCGCAAGCTGGATTTAAAGAAGTTGTTTTAGCTGGAATTCATGTTGCTTCTTATGGAAAAGACTTAAAGAAAATTGATTTAATTGATGTAATCAAGGGAATCGGTAGTATAGATGGAATAGAAAGAATTAGATTAAGCTCTCTAGAGCCTACATTAATTGATGAAGAATTTATGAAATCACTTATTGAAGTAGGGAAAGTTTGTGATCATTTTCATCTATCACTTCAAAGTGGAAGTGATTCAGTACTAGAAAGAATGAATAGAAAGTATACTAGTGAAATATTTAAAGAAAAAGTTGATATAATACGAAAATATATGCCCGAAGCAGGAATAACAACTGACATAATAGTTGGATTCCCAGGAGAAACAGAATCTGAATTTGAAGAGACATGCGATTTTGTAAGAAAAATAAATTTTTCTCGAATACATGTATTTAAATATAGTCCTAGAAAAGGTACACCAGCAGCTGATTTCAAAAATCAAATAGATGGAAATATTAAAAATGAAAGAAGCGAAATTCTAATTAAAATTGGTGATAAATTATTAAATAATTTTATGAATAGGTTTATTGGAAAAAGATTAGAGGTTTTATTTGAAGAACATAGCAATGAAGATTTGGAATGCTATGAAGGGTATACAACTAATTATATTAGAGCTAGAGTAAATTCACAAAATTCTTTAATAGGAGAAGTAAAATCTATAAAGATAACAGACTCATATAATGATATTTTAATTGGTGAAATTTAA
- a CDS encoding histidine triad nucleotide-binding protein yields MDCIFCKIINKEIPSEFIYEDDKVVVFKDLNPQAPVHLLIVPKEHIESNEYINESNSDIVGHVFAVANKVAKESGLENGYRIVNNCKEDGGQSVNHIHFHLIGGRQMLWPPG; encoded by the coding sequence ATGGATTGTATTTTCTGTAAGATCATTAATAAAGAAATTCCAAGTGAGTTTATATATGAAGACGATAAAGTAGTGGTTTTTAAAGACTTAAACCCTCAGGCCCCTGTACATTTGTTAATAGTTCCAAAGGAGCATATAGAGTCTAATGAATATATAAATGAAAGCAATTCGGATATAGTAGGACATGTATTCGCAGTTGCTAATAAGGTCGCTAAAGAAAGTGGTCTGGAAAATGGTTATAGAATCGTTAATAATTGTAAAGAGGACGGTGGACAGTCTGTAAACCATATACATTTTCATCTAATTGGAGGAAGGCAAATGTTATGGCCACCGGGCTAA
- the rpsU gene encoding 30S ribosomal protein S21: protein MSEIRVGENESLDNALKRFKRQCARAGVMGEVRKREHYEKPSVKRKKKSEEARRKKHSKF, encoded by the coding sequence ATGTCAGAAATTAGAGTAGGAGAAAACGAATCTCTTGACAATGCGTTAAAAAGATTTAAAAGACAATGTGCGCGTGCTGGTGTAATGGGAGAAGTTAGAAAAAGAGAACATTATGAAAAGCCAAGTGTAAAACGTAAAAAGAAATCTGAAGAAGCAAGAAGAAAGAAACATTCTAAGTTTTAA
- a CDS encoding GatB/YqeY domain-containing protein, with product MSLKDKLMEDLKSSMKNKDTIRKNTITMVRSSIKQIEVDKRLELTDEEVLDIISKQVKEKRSAIEEFKKGSRDDLVNQTENEIEILLEYLPKQLSEEEVEEIVKETINEINATSMKDIGMIMKAVMPKIKGRSDGNIVNKVVKKILN from the coding sequence ATGTCCCTTAAAGATAAACTTATGGAAGATTTAAAATCATCCATGAAAAACAAAGATACTATTAGAAAAAATACTATCACAATGGTTAGATCATCAATAAAACAAATTGAAGTTGATAAAAGATTAGAATTAACTGATGAAGAAGTATTAGATATTATTTCTAAGCAAGTTAAAGAAAAAAGAAGTGCAATTGAAGAATTTAAGAAGGGTTCAAGGGATGATTTAGTTAATCAGACTGAGAATGAAATCGAAATTCTTTTAGAATATTTGCCTAAACAACTTTCCGAAGAAGAAGTAGAGGAAATTGTTAAGGAAACAATTAATGAAATAAATGCTACCTCAATGAAGGATATAGGAATGATTATGAAAGCTGTAATGCCAAAGATTAAAGGCAGATCAGATGGTAATATTGTTAATAAGGTAGTTAAGAAAATATTGAATTAA
- a CDS encoding nodulation protein NfeD, giving the protein MKVRRLFIMFILIIFISNISYAQDDGKVYVVPIKGEINRATSNFISDVLSDINQEDADAIIFEIDTYGGLIEEAQKIKDAIIATNIPTISFVNNNAQSAGVLITIASENIVMANNSSIGSAETIPNNEKVMSMWRAVLRDTARYRDRESMIIEAMADKDIFIEGISEKGKLINLTGHEAVELGVADYTSNDYNDILEHFNIETSEIVEVNEGLQVKLAKYISNTYISSLLLALGFIGLVIEIFTPGFGIGGTVSIIGFGLYFGGNILAGNSNWTSLALFVIGLILLVIEGTVPGFGLPGIGGIVFILIGTIIAMDNLRSALISLSIAIILTTLVSIYIIKLGYRSKIFDNIILNNRLNKEKGYISLDSMDFLLEKEGTTISDLRPAGFIEIDGKKYDALSAGDYIEKNTDIKVTKVEGAKIFVRRG; this is encoded by the coding sequence TTGAAGGTTAGAAGATTGTTTATTATGTTTATCCTTATCATCTTCATAAGTAATATATCTTATGCTCAAGATGATGGTAAGGTCTATGTTGTACCGATAAAGGGAGAAATAAACAGAGCAACTAGTAATTTTATAAGTGATGTATTAAGTGATATAAATCAGGAAGATGCAGATGCGATAATTTTTGAAATAGACACATATGGTGGTTTAATTGAGGAAGCTCAGAAGATTAAAGATGCTATAATAGCAACTAATATTCCCACTATATCCTTTGTAAATAATAATGCTCAGTCTGCAGGGGTATTAATTACTATTGCTAGTGAAAATATTGTCATGGCAAATAACTCATCCATAGGTTCAGCGGAAACAATTCCTAATAATGAGAAAGTTATGTCAATGTGGAGAGCTGTACTGAGAGACACTGCCAGATATAGAGATAGGGAATCTATGATTATAGAAGCAATGGCTGATAAGGATATATTCATCGAAGGTATCAGTGAAAAGGGTAAGTTAATCAATTTAACAGGACATGAAGCTGTAGAACTAGGAGTAGCAGATTATACATCTAACGATTATAATGATATTCTCGAACATTTTAATATTGAGACTTCTGAGATTGTAGAAGTTAATGAAGGATTGCAGGTTAAACTTGCTAAATATATATCAAACACATATATAAGTTCTTTATTACTAGCTCTTGGATTCATAGGCCTTGTTATTGAAATTTTCACACCAGGGTTTGGAATTGGGGGTACAGTTAGTATTATAGGTTTTGGACTCTACTTTGGTGGGAATATATTAGCTGGTAATTCTAATTGGACTTCGTTAGCGTTATTTGTAATAGGGTTAATATTATTAGTTATAGAAGGTACAGTTCCAGGATTTGGCTTGCCTGGAATCGGAGGCATAGTTTTTATACTAATAGGAACAATCATTGCAATGGATAATTTGAGGTCGGCTTTAATATCCTTAAGCATTGCAATTATATTGACAACACTAGTAAGTATTTATATCATTAAATTAGGCTATAGAAGTAAAATATTTGATAATATAATTCTTAATAATCGTTTAAATAAAGAAAAGGGTTATATAAGTCTAGATAGTATGGACTTTTTATTAGAAAAAGAAGGGACTACAATATCAGATCTTCGACCAGCTGGTTTTATAGAGATAGATGGAAAGAAATATGATGCATTATCAGCGGGGGACTATATTGAAAAGAACACTGATATAAAAGTCACGAAGGTTGAAGGAGCAAAAATATTTGTTAGGAGGGGTTAA